The bacterium genomic interval TGCAATGAAAGCCTTTCGATTCTATTGGATGACGGCAATGGTGGCCTTCATGCAATGAAAGCCTTTCGATTCTATTGGATGACGGCAATGGTGGCCTTCGGCCTGTGCTCGCCGGCGCGGGCCGCCGATCCGCTGCCGTCCTGGAACGAGGGCAAGGCCAAGCAGGCCATCGTCGCCTTCGTCGAGAGGGTGACCAAGCCGGGCAAGGATTACGTCCGGCCCGAGGAGCGGATCGCGACCTTCGACAATGACGGGACGCTCTGGACCGAGCAGCCGCTCTATTTTCAATTCATTTTCCTGATCGACCAAGTGAAGGCCGCGGCTCCGAAGCATCCGGAGTGGAAAAGCAATCCGGCCTACCAGGCCATTGAGAAAAACGACTTCCAAGCCCTCGCGGCCTTAGGTCACAAGCCCGTGCTCGAGCTGGTGGCGGCGGCCAACACCGGAATGTCGACCGAGGAATACGAGAAGACGATCCGGTCATGGATCGATACCGCCAAGCACCCTCGCTTCAAGCGCCTCTATAAGGATCTGACTTATCAGCCGATGAAAGAGGTCCTGGCCTACTTGCGAGCCAAGGGCTTCAAGACCTTCATCGTCTCGGGCGGGGGGATCGAGTTCATGCGCCCTTGGACCGAGCAAGCCTACGGCGTTCCGCCGGAGCAGGTCGTCGGCTCCAGCATCGAATTGAAATACGAGCTGCGCGACGGCAAGCCGGCCCTGATTCGCGAACCCAAAATTCATTTCGTCGATGACGGTCCCGGCAAGCCGGTGGGGATCTTCCAGCATATCGGCCGCCGGCCGATCGCGGCCTTCGGCAATTCCGACGGCGACTTGCAAATGCTGCAATGGACGGCCGCCGGAAACGGGCCCTCGCTGATGATGCTCGTCCACCATGACGACGCCGAGCGTGAATACGCCTACGACCGCGAGTCCAAGATCGGCACCTTGAACAAAGCCTGGGACGAAGCGCTGGCCAAGGGTTGGACCGTGATCAGCATGAAGGAAGATTGGAATAGGATTTTTGGGAAGTGAACCCGGTAACCAAAGGAGGGGAAGGATGGTTTGGAAATTTCGTTTTCGTTGTTTAGCGGCATTGGTTCTGATTTTGGCTCCCACCGCCGGCCGGGCCGCCGAGACGCTCAACCCCAACCAGATTCGCGCCATCGCCAAGGAAGCTTATATCTACGGCTTCCCGCTGGTGGACAACTATCGGGTTCTTTATTCCTACGCCGTCGACAAGAGCGGTCCCGAGTACAAGGGGCCGATGAATCAAATTCACAACACGGCCCGGGTTTACACGCCGGAAGACAAGGCGATTCAGACACCCAATTCCGACACCCCCTACTCAACGGCCATCCTCGATTTGCGGGCCGAGCCCTTCGTGGTCAGCCTGCCGGCCATCGAGAAGAACCGCTATTACTCGGTCCAAATGGTCGACCTCTACACCTTCAATTTCGACTATCTGGGAACTCGGACCACCGGCAATGGGGGAGGGGACTTCCTGGTGGCGGGGCCGAATTGGAAGGGCGAAGCGCCCAAGGGAATCAAGAAAGTTTCCCGGGCCGAGACCGAAATGGTCATGCTGCTATACCGAACCCAGCTCTTTGGCCAAGCCGATTTGGAGAAGGTTAAAAAAATCCAAGCCGGCTACAAGGTCACGCCGCTCTCGGCCTACCTGAAGCAGCCGGCACCGCCGGCACCGCCGGCCATCGATTTCATCAAGCCTTTGACACCGGCCGACGAGCGCAAATCGCTGGAGTTTTTCAACGTCCTGAATTTCGTCCTGACGCTTTGTCCGACCGTGCCCAGCGAGGTCGAGCTTCGCCAACGCTTCGCCAAGATCGGAGTGGAGCCGGGCAAGGTTTTGAAGGTGGCCGGGCTCAGCCCTCAAATGGAAGCCGGGCTGAAGCAGGGCATGGCCGACGGCCAAAAGGCGATCGAAGCCCAGATCGCCTCGTCGACTTCTTCCGCTGATTTCTTCGGAACCCGGGAGATGCTCAAAAACAACTATTTGGATCGGGCTGCCGGCGCCCAGGCCGGGATCTACGGCAACACCAAGGAAGAGGCCTTCTACGTTCTTTACCGGACCGATGGGGACAAGCAGCCGCTCGATGGTTCCAAAGCCGACTATACCTTGCGTTTTGCGCCGGGCCAGCTGCCGCCGGCCAAGGCTTTCTGGTCCTTGACGATGTACGGCGCCCAAGATCAGCTGCTGGTGGCGAATCCGCTCCATCGCTATCTCATCAACTCGCCGATGCTGCCGGAGCTCAAGAAAGATCCCGACGGCGGCACGACGCTCTACATTCAAGCCGAATCGCCGGGTAAGGAGAAGGAGCCGAATTGGTTGCCGGCTCCCAAGGGACTCTTCTTCGCCGTCCTCCGGATTTATTTACCTAAGCCCGAAGTGCTGGATGGAACTTGGCAGGCGCCGCCGGTCGTGAAGGTTAAATAGAATGGCTTTTCCCATGACACTAAGAAAGCGAGCCGCGGTTGTTCTTATCACGGGCCTGGCCTTTCTCTTCGCCTTCGGGGCGCGGGCCGCCGAGGGCCCGCCCGAAGCCGCCGGCCACGACTCAACCAACCTGAACAAGCAGTTACAAAACCCGGTCAGCTCGTTGATCAGCGTTCCGCTCCAGTTCAATTTCAACTTCAAGACCGGGCCCTTCGACCGCAGCCAATTCCTTTTCAACTTCCAGCCGGTCATCCCTTTCCACCTGGCCGGCGAATGGTCGATCGTGACCCGCACCATCATGCCCTTCCTGGTCCAGCCGGTGGACCAGACCG includes:
- a CDS encoding HAD family hydrolase, coding for MTAMVAFGLCSPARAADPLPSWNEGKAKQAIVAFVERVTKPGKDYVRPEERIATFDNDGTLWTEQPLYFQFIFLIDQVKAAAPKHPEWKSNPAYQAIEKNDFQALAALGHKPVLELVAAANTGMSTEEYEKTIRSWIDTAKHPRFKRLYKDLTYQPMKEVLAYLRAKGFKTFIVSGGGIEFMRPWTEQAYGVPPEQVVGSSIELKYELRDGKPALIREPKIHFVDDGPGKPVGIFQHIGRRPIAAFGNSDGDLQMLQWTAAGNGPSLMMLVHHDDAEREYAYDRESKIGTLNKAWDEALAKGWTVISMKEDWNRIFGK
- a CDS encoding DUF1254 domain-containing protein: MVWKFRFRCLAALVLILAPTAGRAAETLNPNQIRAIAKEAYIYGFPLVDNYRVLYSYAVDKSGPEYKGPMNQIHNTARVYTPEDKAIQTPNSDTPYSTAILDLRAEPFVVSLPAIEKNRYYSVQMVDLYTFNFDYLGTRTTGNGGGDFLVAGPNWKGEAPKGIKKVSRAETEMVMLLYRTQLFGQADLEKVKKIQAGYKVTPLSAYLKQPAPPAPPAIDFIKPLTPADERKSLEFFNVLNFVLTLCPTVPSEVELRQRFAKIGVEPGKVLKVAGLSPQMEAGLKQGMADGQKAIEAQIASSTSSADFFGTREMLKNNYLDRAAGAQAGIYGNTKEEAFYVLYRTDGDKQPLDGSKADYTLRFAPGQLPPAKAFWSLTMYGAQDQLLVANPLHRYLINSPMLPELKKDPDGGTTLYIQAESPGKEKEPNWLPAPKGLFFAVLRIYLPKPEVLDGTWQAPPVVKVK